One Paraburkholderia caffeinilytica DNA segment encodes these proteins:
- a CDS encoding DUF3422 family protein: MDHFLRASLAGELHARPFLRIGGSVALAHFAIYADGDPSVHEALLRSLCRLTGLAIPADGTTHYSARWNEEKQLKWERHTEFSTFTFVAQRHDADYFSDLPSAHIPSEWFRGFEGKRFVAIRMELVSGDSTGAARQSVRQWIDGPVLVGSKVLGGGQVYCDWSVRPDGFSRFLVIDDDFREEQGGRLLQRLYEIETYRMMALLALPVARELGRSLDELQSALQPLMHSMDTSQGRRNDAELLVRLTHLAVRIESLAGSSGRFSASRAYEKLVLARIQELREERIEGVPTIAEFMERRFAPAMETCKTVWARHEQFAGRVARAVDLLRTRVNLAQEEDTTRLLEGMNQTAQSQLRLQHAVEGLSVAAISYYVLSLASAGFKALHTLHFPLDPELAEGLLIVPVVLLVMRTIRRSKGRHAAPRSEWPTSRRSGSPGAGVCD; the protein is encoded by the coding sequence ATGGATCATTTCCTGCGCGCCAGCCTCGCGGGCGAATTGCACGCCCGGCCGTTTCTGCGGATTGGCGGTTCGGTGGCGCTCGCGCACTTTGCCATCTATGCCGACGGCGATCCTTCCGTTCACGAAGCGCTGCTTCGATCGCTGTGCAGGCTGACAGGTCTCGCGATTCCCGCCGACGGAACGACGCATTACTCGGCGCGGTGGAATGAGGAGAAGCAGTTGAAGTGGGAGCGGCACACGGAATTCTCCACCTTCACGTTTGTCGCGCAACGTCATGACGCGGACTACTTCTCCGATCTGCCGTCGGCCCATATTCCATCCGAATGGTTTCGCGGTTTTGAAGGCAAGCGGTTCGTCGCGATCCGCATGGAACTCGTGTCGGGCGACTCGACCGGCGCGGCACGCCAGAGCGTGCGGCAGTGGATCGACGGTCCCGTTCTGGTGGGCAGCAAGGTGCTGGGAGGCGGGCAGGTTTACTGCGACTGGAGCGTGCGGCCCGACGGCTTCTCGCGATTTCTGGTGATCGACGACGACTTTCGGGAGGAGCAGGGCGGACGTCTTCTGCAGCGACTCTACGAGATCGAGACATACCGGATGATGGCTTTGCTGGCGCTGCCGGTTGCCCGCGAACTGGGCAGAAGTCTCGACGAACTGCAGTCGGCGCTTCAGCCGTTGATGCACAGCATGGACACGAGCCAGGGGCGCCGCAACGATGCCGAACTGCTGGTGCGCCTCACGCATCTTGCCGTGCGCATCGAGTCGCTGGCGGGCTCGAGCGGGCGCTTCAGCGCCTCGCGCGCTTATGAAAAACTCGTCCTTGCCCGCATTCAGGAGCTGCGCGAAGAGCGCATCGAAGGCGTGCCGACCATCGCCGAATTCATGGAGCGGCGCTTCGCCCCCGCGATGGAGACGTGCAAGACCGTCTGGGCGCGCCACGAACAATTCGCCGGACGGGTGGCAAGGGCGGTCGATCTGCTGCGCACGCGCGTCAATCTGGCACAGGAAGAAGACACGACCCGCTTGCTGGAAGGCATGAATCAGACCGCACAAAGCCAGTTGAGGTTGCAACATGCGGTCGAGGGCCTGTCTGTCGCCGCCATCTCGTACTATGTGCTTTCCTTGGCGTCGGCCGGATTCAAGGCCCTTCATACCCTCCATTTTCCACTCGATCCGGAACTGGCCGAAGGGCTCCTGATCGTCCCGGTCGTCCTGCTGGTCATGCGCACAATCCGGCGCAGCAAAGGAAGACACGCGGCGCCCCGATCGGAATGGCCGACGTCCCGGCGATCCGGGAGTCCGGGTGCCGGGGTTTGCGACTGA
- a CDS encoding alpha/beta fold hydrolase, which produces MNARTDPSVLSVPELCFATVPSGICVPYVISGSGEPLVFVHGSLCDYRYWSSQTDFLSKHFLCISVSLSHYWPADDACIQGEFGWKTHVAELAEFIAAMNLGPVHLVGHSRGGCVAFHVAREYPRLVKTLTLADPGGPLQIDGMPEASLPPATNVLRAKVADLIESGAIDAGLELFVDSVSMPGFWRKSPAGFRTMAIDNAATLPKQFRDPLPAYSRDAARDVQCRTLLIEGEKSPRMFRNNVDKLADWVDHAEKQTIAGASHGMNVAKPGVFNRLVHAFVSSW; this is translated from the coding sequence ATGAACGCGCGAACCGACCCTTCAGTACTTTCAGTCCCGGAGCTGTGCTTTGCCACCGTGCCCTCCGGCATCTGCGTGCCCTATGTGATCAGCGGTTCGGGAGAGCCACTGGTCTTCGTGCACGGATCGCTGTGCGATTACCGCTACTGGAGCAGTCAAACCGATTTTCTGTCGAAGCATTTCCTCTGTATTTCGGTCAGCCTTAGCCACTACTGGCCGGCGGACGATGCCTGCATTCAAGGGGAATTTGGCTGGAAGACGCATGTCGCGGAACTCGCCGAGTTCATCGCGGCCATGAACCTCGGGCCGGTTCATCTGGTGGGGCACTCGCGCGGAGGATGCGTCGCATTCCACGTGGCGCGGGAGTATCCACGCCTCGTGAAAACGCTGACGCTTGCCGATCCGGGCGGCCCGTTGCAGATCGACGGGATGCCGGAAGCCTCGCTGCCGCCTGCGACCAACGTCCTTCGCGCCAAAGTCGCCGATTTGATTGAAAGCGGTGCGATCGACGCCGGACTGGAACTCTTCGTCGACTCGGTGAGCATGCCCGGCTTCTGGCGCAAGAGTCCCGCCGGTTTTCGCACCATGGCGATCGACAATGCCGCCACGCTGCCGAAGCAGTTTCGCGATCCGTTGCCGGCGTACTCACGTGACGCAGCGCGTGACGTGCAGTGCCGGACGTTGCTGATCGAAGGCGAAAAGAGCCCGCGCATGTTTCGCAACAACGTCGACAAGCTCGCGGATTGGGTCGACCACGCGGAAAAACAAACCATTGCGGGCGCATCGCATGGGATGAACGTCGCGAAGCCCGGGGTATTCAACCGGCTTGTCCATGCCTTTGTAAGTTCCTGGTAA
- a CDS encoding adenosylcobalamin-dependent ribonucleoside-diphosphate reductase: MAEDTHDTRAAAVSPAPLVAPQQFSLDVLLEKYAKGDEQSADDVFQRVARGVAQAEPEALRESVEALFADNLRHGALGAGRIMSAAGTGIAATLINCFVQPVGDAIQGVDEQGLPGIYVALLQAAETMRRGGGVGYNFSAIRPKGARVHTTSSSASGPCSYMDVFDASCRTVESAGSRRGAQMAVLDCNHPDLIEFIEAKHSKGRWNNFNVSVGVTDEFMRAVEEDQPWQLVHHAEPSPALRAAGDVRQREDGLWVYSERPAREIWDRIMRSTYDVAEPGIVFISRMNEDNNLRAVETIRATNPCGEQPLPAYGCCNLGPLNLTRFVLDPFAQTKGRKPSFDWDGLAKRTRIQVRFLDDVLDVTLWPLQQQYDESRAKRRIGVGFTGLGDTLVMLGLRYNSQEGRDFAVRIARLMRDEAYRASVELARERGAFELFDAGRYLDAGTFASRLPDDIKDAIRRDGIRNSHLLSIAPTGTVSLAFADNASNGIEPAFSWTYTRMKVMADGGRESFDVEDYAYRLYRELGGDVNNLPDYFVSALEMSARDHLDMMAAVQPYVDTSISKTVNVPADYPFDAFESLYFDAWKNGLKGLATYRPNETLGAVLSVSAPQADDTLAETDQDPLRIAIDHRPKGELPAIIEKVEYLTQAGKKSLYVAVSFIEVTGRLGGDEVTIERPIEFFIPTGQRDESQQWITATMRSLSLAARGGFVARNLQDMRKVSWDRGQVRLGEVQRLDGHRTPRWHDSEVAALAFAIQQILHRRGFLDAEGNQVPSRMLARLPRGQMKAETALPADFGIRPHPGDADETTLTQSGGALGLHTMLGRKCGSCGANAVIRKDGCDFCTACGEVGACG; this comes from the coding sequence ATGGCAGAAGACACGCACGACACCCGCGCCGCAGCGGTTTCTCCCGCCCCGCTAGTTGCACCGCAACAATTCTCTCTGGACGTCCTGCTCGAGAAATATGCGAAAGGCGACGAGCAATCGGCCGACGACGTGTTCCAGCGCGTCGCCCGCGGCGTCGCCCAGGCGGAACCGGAAGCCCTGCGCGAATCGGTGGAAGCGCTGTTTGCCGACAACCTGCGGCACGGCGCGCTCGGCGCCGGGCGCATCATGAGCGCGGCGGGCACGGGCATCGCCGCCACGCTTATCAACTGCTTCGTGCAGCCGGTCGGCGACGCGATCCAAGGCGTCGACGAACAGGGCCTGCCGGGCATCTACGTGGCGCTGCTGCAAGCCGCCGAAACGATGCGCCGCGGCGGCGGCGTCGGCTACAACTTCTCCGCCATCCGGCCCAAGGGCGCCCGCGTTCATACCACCAGTTCGTCGGCGTCCGGACCGTGCAGCTATATGGACGTGTTCGACGCCTCGTGCCGGACTGTCGAAAGCGCCGGCTCGCGGCGCGGCGCGCAAATGGCCGTGCTCGACTGCAATCATCCCGATCTGATCGAGTTCATCGAGGCAAAACATTCGAAGGGCCGCTGGAACAACTTCAATGTGTCGGTAGGCGTCACCGACGAATTCATGCGCGCTGTCGAAGAAGATCAGCCCTGGCAACTCGTGCACCACGCGGAGCCGTCGCCGGCGCTGCGCGCGGCAGGCGATGTGCGGCAACGCGAGGACGGCCTGTGGGTCTACAGCGAAAGGCCGGCCCGCGAGATCTGGGACCGCATCATGCGCTCCACGTACGACGTCGCCGAGCCCGGCATCGTGTTCATCTCGCGCATGAACGAGGACAACAATCTACGCGCCGTCGAAACCATCCGCGCCACCAACCCGTGCGGCGAACAACCGCTGCCGGCCTATGGCTGCTGCAACCTCGGACCGTTGAACCTCACGCGTTTCGTGCTCGATCCGTTCGCGCAAACGAAAGGCCGCAAGCCTTCGTTCGACTGGGACGGTCTCGCCAAACGCACCCGCATCCAGGTGCGCTTTCTCGACGACGTGCTCGACGTCACGCTATGGCCGCTGCAGCAGCAATACGACGAGTCGCGCGCCAAGCGGCGCATCGGCGTGGGCTTCACCGGCCTCGGCGATACGCTGGTAATGCTTGGCCTGCGCTACAACTCGCAGGAAGGCCGCGACTTCGCGGTGCGCATCGCCCGGTTGATGCGCGACGAGGCCTATCGGGCATCGGTGGAGCTGGCGCGCGAGCGCGGCGCGTTTGAGTTGTTCGACGCCGGACGTTATCTGGACGCCGGCACCTTCGCCTCCCGCCTGCCCGACGACATCAAGGATGCAATCCGCCGCGACGGCATCCGCAACAGCCACCTGCTGTCGATCGCGCCGACGGGCACCGTCAGCCTCGCGTTCGCGGACAACGCGTCGAACGGCATCGAGCCGGCCTTCTCGTGGACCTACACGCGCATGAAGGTGATGGCCGACGGGGGCCGTGAATCGTTCGACGTCGAAGACTACGCGTATCGCCTTTATCGCGAGCTCGGCGGCGATGTGAACAACTTGCCGGACTACTTCGTCAGCGCACTCGAAATGTCGGCCCGCGACCACCTCGACATGATGGCCGCCGTGCAGCCGTACGTGGACACGTCGATCTCGAAGACCGTGAACGTGCCCGCGGACTATCCGTTCGATGCGTTCGAAAGCCTCTACTTCGACGCGTGGAAAAACGGTCTCAAGGGTCTCGCCACCTACCGTCCGAATGAAACGCTCGGCGCGGTGCTGAGCGTGAGCGCGCCGCAAGCGGACGACACGCTGGCCGAAACCGATCAGGATCCGCTGCGGATCGCGATCGATCATCGGCCGAAGGGCGAGTTGCCGGCGATCATCGAAAAAGTCGAATACCTCACGCAAGCCGGCAAGAAATCGCTTTACGTAGCCGTGTCGTTTATCGAAGTGACGGGACGCCTGGGCGGTGACGAGGTCACGATCGAACGCCCTATCGAGTTCTTCATTCCGACCGGGCAGCGCGACGAATCTCAGCAATGGATCACGGCGACGATGCGTTCGCTGTCGCTCGCGGCACGCGGCGGTTTTGTCGCGCGCAACCTGCAGGATATGCGCAAGGTGTCGTGGGATCGCGGGCAGGTGCGGCTCGGCGAAGTGCAGCGTCTGGACGGCCATCGCACGCCGCGCTGGCACGATTCAGAAGTGGCGGCGCTCGCTTTTGCAATCCAGCAGATTCTGCATCGTCGCGGTTTTCTCGACGCCGAAGGCAACCAGGTGCCGTCGCGCATGCTGGCGCGTTTGCCTCGCGGTCAGATGAAGGCCGAGACGGCGTTGCCGGCGGATTTCGGCATCCGTCCGCATCCTGGTGACGCTGATGAGACAACGCTGACGCAATCCGGTGGCGCGCTCGGGCTGCACACCATGCTCGGACGCAAATGCGGCTCCTGCGGTGCGAACGCTGTGATTCGCAAGGATGGCTGCGATTTCTGCACGGCGTGTGGCGAAGTCGGCGCGTGCGGGTAA
- a CDS encoding LysR substrate-binding domain-containing protein, which translates to MKALDLDVLTMIVAVADTGNISRAAEIVHRSQSAVSMQIKTLETALGKPLFVRKPRSVIPTQDGEVLLTFARRMLALRDEAWAAVVRPDVTGRVVIGVPDDYASSLLPSILKKFSATYPKVEIQVVGLPSVALAPMVKDGSVDLVCGTRVKGLSGEFIRLEPMVWAAAPSAHDIWRERPLPIAVFLPGSVARENAIRSLEQAKITYRTSYESPSLMGLLSMVEAGLAVAPLAQCAVPAHLTLLGHAQGLPEIAALELILARSAKSKRPPCDFLAEKIMSELRR; encoded by the coding sequence ATGAAAGCACTGGATCTGGACGTTCTGACAATGATCGTGGCCGTGGCCGACACGGGGAACATCAGTCGCGCGGCGGAAATCGTCCATCGCTCGCAATCGGCGGTGAGCATGCAGATCAAGACCCTCGAAACCGCGCTCGGCAAGCCGCTTTTCGTGCGCAAGCCAAGAAGCGTGATCCCGACGCAAGATGGCGAAGTGTTGTTGACGTTCGCGCGGCGCATGCTCGCCCTGCGCGATGAAGCGTGGGCGGCGGTGGTCCGGCCCGACGTAACCGGCCGGGTCGTCATCGGTGTGCCCGACGACTACGCCTCGTCACTGCTGCCGTCGATCCTCAAGAAATTTTCCGCGACCTACCCGAAGGTCGAGATTCAGGTCGTCGGACTGCCGAGCGTGGCGCTCGCGCCCATGGTGAAGGACGGCTCGGTCGACCTGGTCTGCGGGACGCGCGTCAAGGGCCTATCCGGCGAATTCATCCGGCTCGAACCGATGGTCTGGGCCGCGGCGCCCAGCGCGCACGACATCTGGCGCGAGCGGCCGCTGCCGATTGCCGTGTTCCTGCCGGGCAGCGTCGCCCGGGAAAACGCGATCCGCAGTCTTGAACAGGCGAAGATCACCTACCGGACCTCGTACGAGAGCCCGAGCCTGATGGGCCTGCTCAGCATGGTCGAAGCAGGACTCGCGGTGGCGCCGCTCGCGCAATGCGCGGTTCCTGCTCATCTGACCTTGCTCGGCCACGCGCAGGGCTTGCCCGAAATCGCCGCGCTGGAGCTAATACTCGCGCGGAGTGCCAAATCGAAGCGGCCGCCATGCGACTTTCTCGCCGAAAAGATCATGTCGGAACTGCGGCGTTAG